A region from the Benincasa hispida cultivar B227 chromosome 10, ASM972705v1, whole genome shotgun sequence genome encodes:
- the LOC120087706 gene encoding benzyl alcohol O-benzoyltransferase-like → MAISSINNFLFEVQRSEPELVAPAKPTPHEFKQLSDIDDQESFRFQIPLIFFYAQNASMEGSDPVKVIKKAISETLVFYYPFAGRLREGPGRKLFVECTAEGILFIEADANVTLQQFGDAIQPPYAFLDDVLYNVPNSDGIVNSPLLLIQVTRLRCGGFIFAIRVNHTITDAFGFMQFMRAISEIGRGEIAPSILPVWQRALLNARDPPIVTYRHHEYDQVVDTNHTIIPLNEMAHRSVFFGPAEISTIRKTLPIHLRHCSTFDLITACLWRTRTIALQPNPNDEMRLLCVANLRSKSNYLPLGYYGNAFALPAAVATAGELCRNPLGYAVELIRKAKAEMTEEYIKSVADLMVIKGRPSLTTARSYAVSDVTKSEMEKLDFGWGKTLFGGPAMGGVATVPGLTSFCIRFKNKKGERGIVVPFSLPAPAMERFVVELDALFKTKPPNDVKSTKESFIRSAL, encoded by the exons atggcaatatcatccattaataattttttgttcGAAGTACAACGATCCGAACCAGAATTGGTTGCTCCAGCAAAACCTACACCCCATGAATTTAAGCAACTTTCAGACATCGATGATCAAGAAAGCTTTAGatttcaaattccattaatATTTTTCTATGCACAAAATGCAAGCATGGAGGGAAGTGATCCAGTGAAGGTAATAAAGAAGGCAATTTCAGAGACATTGGTATTTTACTATCCTTTTGCAGGAAGATTAAGGGAAGGCCCTGGAAGGAAATTGTTTGTTGAATGTACAGCTGAAGGTATCTTATTTATTGAAGCTGATGCAAATgttactttacaacaatttggTGATGCCATTCAACCTCCATATGCATTTTTGGATGATGTTTTGTACAATGTTCCAAATTCTGATGGGATCGTTAACTCTCCATTGTTGCTCATTCAG GTGACGCGGCTAAGGTGTGGTGGTTTCATCTTTGCCATACGTGTAAATCATACGATAACGGATGCCTTTGGTTTCATGCAATTCATGAGAGCTATAAGTGAAATAGGTCGTGGTGAAATTGCACCATCTATACTTCCAGTGTGGCAAAGAGCTCTCTTAAATGCAAGGGACCCTCCAATAGTCACTTATCGCCACCATGAATACGACCAAGTTGTTGACACCAATCACACCATCATTCCTCTCAACGAAATGGCCCATCGCTCTGTTTTCTTTGGCCCTGCTGAGATCTCTACCATTCGCAAGACCTTACCCATCCACCTTCGCCATTGCTCTACCTTCGACCTCATCACAGCTTGTCTTTGGCGCACCCGTACAATAGCCCTTCAACCAAACCCAAACGACGAAATGCGCTTACTTTGCGTTGCGAATTTACGCTCCAAATCAAACTATTTACCTTTAGGATATTATGGCAATGCGTTTGCTCTCCCAGCGGCAGTCGCCACTGCAGGCGAGCTTTGTCGTAACCCACTAGGTTATGCAGTAGAATTGATCAGAAAGGCCAAGGCAGAAATGACAGAAGAGTACATAAAGTCCGTGGCAGATCTTATGGTAATAAAAGGACGACCTAGTTTAACAACAGCGAGATCCTACGCTGTGTCAGACGTGACAAAATCTGAGATGGAGAAGCTAGATTTTGGATGGGGAAAAACTCTTTTCGGAGGACCTGCTATGGGAGGGGTTGCAACAGTTCCTGGTTTGACAAGCTTTTGTATACGTTTCAAAAACAAGAAAGGAGAACGAGGAATAGTGGTTCCTTTCTCATTGCCTGCTCCAGCCATGGAGAGATTTGTGGTAGAACTTGATGCTCTCTTCAAAACAAAACCACCGAATGATGTGAAAAGCACTAAGGAATCATTCATTCGATCTGCTTTATAA